In Cicer arietinum cultivar CDC Frontier isolate Library 1 chromosome 1, Cicar.CDCFrontier_v2.0, whole genome shotgun sequence, one DNA window encodes the following:
- the LOC101505484 gene encoding uncharacterized protein, giving the protein MSLAAPNSSIQNHQRIIIPNKHGEKLVGILHQSGTGTTDIVILCHGFRCSKDINLIVNLAVALENAEISSFRFDFSGNGESEGSFQYGNYWTEVDDLHAVVQHFRESNRVIRAIVGHSKGGDAVLLYASKYHDIKTVVNLSGRYDLKAGIEERLGKDYLERIKKDGFIDVEKRSGSLDYRVTEESLMDRLGTNTHEACLQIDKECRVLTIHGSLDEIIPVQDAHEFSKIIPNHKLHIIEGADHAYTNNQNELSSVVVSFIKETVDQNRGTAS; this is encoded by the exons ATGTCCCTAGCTGCACCAAACTCAT CTATTCAGAATCATCAGAGAATCATAATACCCAACAAACACGGTGAAAAACTCGTTGGCATATTGCATCAATCTGGAACAGGAACCACTGACATTGTTATCTTGTGTCATGGTTTTAGATGCTCTaaa gATATCAATCTTATAGTGAACCTTGCTGTTGCATTGGAAAATGCAGAAATTAGTTCTTTCCGTTTTGACTTTTCTGGAAATGG GGAAAGCGAAGGTTCGTTTCAATATGGTAACTATTGGACAGAGGTGGATGATTTACATGCCGTTGTTCAACATTTCCGTGAATCAAATCGAGTAATCCGTGCAATTGTTGGACATAGTAAAG GAGGTGATGCAGTGCTTCTGTATGCTTCAAAATATCATGACATTAAAACTGTCGTCAACCTCTCTGGACGTTATGATCTGAAGGCAGGCATTGAAGAACGCCTCGGCAAAGATTATTTGGAAAGAATTAAGAAGGACGGTTTCATCGATGTGGAGAAGAGGTCAG GAAGTCTTGATTACCGTGTGACTGAGGAAAGTTTGATGGATCGATTGGGTACAAATACGCATGAAGCATGCCTTCAGATTGACAAAGAATGCAG GGTCCTTACAATTCACGGTTCACTCGATGAAATTATCCCCGTTCAAGATGCACATGAGTTTTCGAAGATTATACCAAACCACAAGTTGCATATCATTGAAGGAGCTGATCATGCATACACTAATAATCAAAATGAGTTATCCTCAGTTGTTGTGAGCTTCATCAAGGAAACCGTTGACCAGAACAGGGGTACTGCTAGCTAG